The sequence below is a genomic window from Fluoribacter dumoffii NY 23.
CCAGGTATCTGCACTATTGATAAGTAACGCTTTGATAGCCATGGGGTTTTGAATTCCTGCATCTTGTAATAACAGTACCGCAGCACCGACATGGGGCGCCGCTGAACTGGTGCCTCCCATGAGCCGATAACCGTCCTTGTAGTTCATCGCATTGGAATAAATAAAACCGTAAACTTTAGGATCAGGAGCACAGGTCATTGTATCATGTCCCGGGGCAGTTAAATCAGGTTTGCGTCTTCCAAATGGGGTCGGACCTCGACTGCTGGTGCTCCTGATAAGGTGTTTGCTTCGGTCAGCAGTTTTTATGGCCGTGTTATTTTCGATAACCAAGGCATTCATATTCGCCACTGTAAGCGCATTATAATTATCACCAGGGACAGTTAGCGTGGAACCAAAAGTAGATTGTTGATCCGGCTCTATATACCCCTCATTCCCTGCTGATTTTACCAAGAGGATTTTCTGGGTATTCACCACGTAGTCAATGACTTTTGCAAGACCGCTCCATTCAGGGCAAGCAGGACAGTTCAAATCCAGCCGACCATTACCCATACTGTAATTAATCAAGTTAGGCTTTAATTCCGCACGGTTCAACATCCAATCCAAAGTTTCCATAGTACGCAGAATACTGACCGGATCCGCCGTTTCCTCTCCAGCCAGTCCCGAAATAATGGTGGATGCCCCATAGGCCATTCCCTTATATTTTTCATTGTCACTGGCATAAATGCAGGCAACCCCTGTGGCATGTGGTTCTTTAACACCATTGAGATGACTTGAGTACCCCGAATTTACATCCTGGCGGACTATTAACTTTTTATTGGATAAGGCAGGATGTAAAGGATCCACGCCCGTGTCGATTATACCAATAATGCCATTTTTTCCTGTATAACCATGGGCCCACCAATTATTGACGTTAGGGTAAACAGAGGAAGGGGCCAGTTTTAAAGCCTGTGCATTAATATCCAGTTCTGGTACCGCTGCTGTATGTAAGGAGATTTGTGCGGCAGCATCCAAATTAGCAATTTGATAAAGCAAGCTACGATTTTTAGGAATTTGTATTGCGATGGCAGGCATGAAACCTAAATCTTGAATGCGTACATCCTTAATTTTTTTTATTTCTTCAATAAACGACTCTTTTTCGAGAGGATCACGTAAAAAAATTAAAAGTGTTAATATTGCATTTTTCGAACTTTTTGGGTACTTGAACGTTTGCAAAATGTCCGCATCAATAATTGCCTTTGCAGCAAGAATGGGGCTTATTGCCATTAAAACCAGTACAAGACATGATCTTTT
It includes:
- a CDS encoding S8 family serine peptidase, whose amino-acid sequence is MWSTFKRSCLVLVLMAISPILAAKAIIDADILQTFKYPKSSKNAILTLLIFLRDPLEKESFIEEIKKIKDVRIQDLGFMPAIAIQIPKNRSLLYQIANLDAAAQISLHTAAVPELDINAQALKLAPSSVYPNVNNWWAHGYTGKNGIIGIIDTGVDPLHPALSNKKLIVRQDVNSGYSSHLNGVKEPHATGVACIYASDNEKYKGMAYGASTIISGLAGEETADPVSILRTMETLDWMLNRAELKPNLINYSMGNGRLDLNCPACPEWSGLAKVIDYVVNTQKILLVKSAGNEGYIEPDQQSTFGSTLTVPGDNYNALTVANMNALVIENNTAIKTADRSKHLIRSTSSRGPTPFGRRKPDLTAPGHDTMTCAPDPKVYGFIYSNAMNYKDGYRLMGGTSSAAPHVGAAVLLLQDAGIQNPMAIKALLINSADTWTDNGTADSGHSKIMGSAWSRTYGWGYLNMEEAFRQRINIREGELTVEKPVWEYETLLKRGQKITLVHERRVGYTSEGHEWKLSHLVLELIDRDLQKVIDSDNSPIDTVHQVANCKREPNERKCSEDSKTRRVLVRVRLVNKYIEGSAGEPFAIVVPPNESLHK